A stretch of the Monomorium pharaonis isolate MP-MQ-018 unplaced genomic scaffold, ASM1337386v2 scaffold_438, whole genome shotgun sequence genome encodes the following:
- the LOC105833206 gene encoding post-GPI attachment to proteins factor 2, whose amino-acid sequence MSKLRLGSEYIPLTENDMSKVRLVVPFSRVAWITVFLPFLAFVFCVVWSVLYNFEHSTSTHCQVYNFLPSVSAAIGHYRPQRDVWKTSIALQAIVRTLVFMLYYRYYKEHVYKWAQYLSNIVLVMYAIENISLVTLSFWTSDENYAFHKMSFITFLMTSFVHMFLAYYIMKSCLNIAKGSNNASLMWKRRSMILNVISIIIACYFFYRHNKYCEPLVYSMFALSEYGVVLSNMGYHLTAALDFATTHLMISGNRLRII is encoded by the exons GTCGAAGGTCCGCCTCGTCGTGCCGTTCTCCCGAGTGGCATGGATCACCGTGTTCCTGCCGTTCCTGGCGTTCGTCTTTTGCGTCGTCTGGTCGGTCCTCTACAACTTCGAACACTCCACCTCCACTCATTGTCAG gtatacaattttttaccatCTGTCTCGGCGGCCATAGGTCACTACAGACCTCAGAGAGATGTCTGGAAGACTTCTATAGCATTACAGGCAATAGTGAGAACCTTGGTGTTCATGCTGTATTATCGTTATTACAAGGAGCATGTTTACAAGTGGGCGCAATATCTGAGTAATATTGTGCTTGTTATGTACGCCATTGAGAATATTTCTCTGGTGACACTGAGCTTTTGGACTTCCGACGAGAATTATG CATTCCACAAGATGTCTTTCATAACTTTTTTGATGACATCGTTTGTACACATGTTTttagcatattatattatgaaaagCTGCCTGAATATCGCGAAAGGTTCAAACAATGCTTCCTTGATGTGGAAACGGAGGTCAATGATATTGAATGTGATATCTATAATAATAGcatgttatttcttttatagacataataaatattgcgaACCTTTAG TGTATTCAATGTTCGCTTTGAGCGAATATGGAGTTGTGCTCTCAAATATGGGATACCATCTGACGGCTGCATTGGACTTTGCTACCACTCATCTTATGATATCAGGAAACAGActtagaattatataa